One stretch of Oryzias melastigma strain HK-1 unplaced genomic scaffold, ASM292280v2 sc00305, whole genome shotgun sequence DNA includes these proteins:
- the LOC112139785 gene encoding uncharacterized protein LOC112139785, which produces MAMGANTSRAAYFTPSEIDMLLQAYADYEPVFRRKSNTAAAAKQRESAWEEIAARVNACNPAGIKRTWQQLKMKYKNIIQKANRKRADARKTGGGPAPPPLTEAEEMALSINTGRPMADGIPGGSSSEGATPLDMRAYVSYSAGNISLLEPPTTAEPLAVDCDDIETMSATERSTESVGERNDEAPTTSAAQMSSLPVRDLYRLSLLKQIEKHDKESTLLDRQIEKTDLEILILKHKLEEINGSK; this is translated from the exons atggcaatgGGAGCAAACACTAGCAGAGCAGCATACTTCACGCCGTCAGAAATTGACATGCTCCTGCAGGCATATGCTGACTACGAGCCTGTTTTCCGGAGGAAAAGCAACACTGCTGCAGCAGCTAAACAGAGAGAGTCGGCGTGGGAGGAAATCGCTGCCAGAGTTAATGC GTGCAATCCAGCAGGCATAAAGAGGACCTGGCAGcagttgaaaatgaaatataaaaacataatccAAAAAG CCAACAGAAAGAGGGCAGACGCCAGAAAAACTGGAGGAGGACCTGCCCCCCCACCACTGACGGAGGCAGAGGAGATGGCCCTCAGCATCAACACAGGGAGACCAATGGCTGACGGGATTCCTGGGGGGAGTTCTTCTGAGGGAGCCACTCCACTCGACATGAGGGCATATGTCTCAT ATTCTGCTGGCAACATCTCCCTTTTGGAGCCTCCTACCACAGCAGAACCTCTGGCTGTT GACTGTGACGACATTGAAACTATGTCAGCCACAGAGAGATCAACAGAG AGTGTGGGAGAACGGAATGATGAGGCTCCAACAACCTCAGCAGCTCAGATGAGCTCA ttGCCAGTGAGGGATTTATACAGGTTAAGTCTTCTCAAACAGATAGAGAAGCATGACAAAGAGAGCACATTACTGGACCGTCAGATTGAGAAGACAGATCTTGAGATCCTGATTCTAAAACACAAACTAGAG GAAATAAATGGATCCaaataa
- the ucmaa gene encoding upper zone of growth plate and cartilage matrix associated a has protein sequence MSWTRVLVLSLVSFLLILTLTSAVRSAAVPDDAKPADAKDAVRRVFMAESEASNFFKRRSRRSPKYYAELVVEQGMKRAASERRREFNEEQRNEYEKYAEEDRDEINERSREMSEQLREYHYDGLYPRSHWFH, from the exons ATGTCTTGGACTCGAGTTCTGGTCCTGTCACTGGTCTccttcctcctcatcctcacct TGACCAGTGCGGTGAGGAGTGCAGCCGTACCGGATGACGCCAAACCAGCCGACGCCAAAG ACGCCGTGCGCCGGGTGTTCATGGCTGAGTCGGAGGCCTCAAACTTCTTCAAACGCCGCAGCCGTCGGTCACCCAAGTACTACGCCGAGCTCGTGG TTGAGCAAGGGATGAAGCGGGCCGCCAGCGAGCGGAGGAGGGAGTTCAACGAGGAGCAAAGGAACGAGTATGAGAAGTACGCCGAGGAGGACCGCGATG AGATAAACGAGAGGTCGAGGGAGATGAGCGAGCAGCTGCGGGAGTATCACTACGACGGCCTCTACCCTCGCTCCCACTGGTtccactga
- the LOC112139786 gene encoding putative nuclease HARBI1, translated as MWLGALMAHIPIIAPAINEGDYVNRRSVHSINVQIICDAAHVITNVEAKWPGSVHDSRIFRESTLSNRLQSGEVVGFLLGNRGYPCQPTLMTPHPEPEEGPQQLFNQAHNRTRARVEMTIGLLKARFQCLRHLRVRPERACDIIVACVVLHNIAIIRGEQHPAIQIQEPEDDPIQPADYQDGRTVRDMICRSAFWQ; from the exons ATGTGGTTGGGTGCATTGATGGCACACATCCCCATAATTGCACCTGCCATAAATGAGGGGGACTATGTGAACAGGAGGTCCGTCCACAGCATCAATGTGCAG ATCATTTGTGATGCTGCACATGTCATCACAAACGTGGAGGCAAAGTGGCCTGGCTCTGTTCATGACTCACGCATATTCCGTGAATCAACCCTGAGTAACAGACTGCAATCTG GTGAAGTTGTGGGCTTTCTACTTGGGAATAGGGGTTACCCATGCCAGCCCACACTGATGACCCCTCACCCAGAACCTGAAGAAGGCCCTCAGCAGCTCTTCAATCAGGCTCACAACAGGACAAGAGCCCGGGTGGAGATGACCATAGGCCTGCTGAAAGCCCGTTTCCAGTGCCTTCGTCACCTCAGAGTGAGACCTGAGAGGGCCTGTGACATAATTGTGGCATGTGTTGTTCTCCATAATATTGCCATTATTAGAGGAGAGCAACACCCTGCCATACAAATTCAAGAGCCAGAGGACGATCCCATCCAACCAGCAGACTACCAGGACGGAAGGACTGTCAGAGACATGATCTGTCGCAGTGCATTCTGGCAATAG